A stretch of the Argentina anserina chromosome 6, drPotAnse1.1, whole genome shotgun sequence genome encodes the following:
- the LOC126797906 gene encoding probable WRKY transcription factor 74 has protein sequence MEEVEAANKAAVESCHRVLDSFLNKPNNDIQCKNLEVQTEEAMWKFKRVVSLLGHGRVRKLKKKLDSSLPQSLFLDGPDYRSDISSRTLQLLPATFPQNPHTQIQQVILGNPVLDMSIKLPLQSAKPKPLQPLHRVQVHPPQFSGVTLAFNKPSTTPSLSNAPSFISCLSMDAGGAANYGGNSFRLIGGGMPRPSEQISQQQRSTSAQQNSSVKCSSSNNCPNSRKRRLRVRKSFKVPAVSQNVANIPGDEYSWRKYGQKPIKGSPYPRGYYKCSTMRGCPARKHVERCVEDPAMLIVTYESEHKHTVVSAQR, from the exons ATGGAGGAGGTTGAAGCAGCTAACAAAGCAGCAGTAGAGAGTTGCCATAGAGTTCTTGACAGTTTCTTAAACAAACCCAACAATGATATTCAGTGTAAAAATTTAGAGGTGCAGACTGAGGAGGCTATGTGGAAGTTCAAGAGAGTTGTGTCTCTTCTGGGTCATGGAAGAGTCAGAaagttgaagaagaagctCGACTCATCTTTGCCTCAAAGCCTCTTCTTGGATGGCCCTGATTACAGATCAGACATTTCAAGCAGAACCCTCCAACTACTCCCAGCTACTTTCCCTCAAAACccacacacacaaatccagCAAGTGATTCTAGGCAACCCAGTTTTGGATATGAGTATCAAGCTTCCTCTCCAAAGTGccaaaccaaaaccattgCAGCCGTTACATAGAGTTCAAGTCCATCCCCCACAATTCAGTGGCGTAACCCTTGCATTTAACAAGCCTAGCACCACACCCTCCTTGTCAAACGCCCCGTCGTTTATTTCATGCTTGAGCATGGACGCCGGTGGTGCGGCCAACTACGGCGGCAATTCCTTTAGACTAATCGGTGGCGGCATGCCGCGGCCGTCTGAACAGATCTCGCAACAACAGAGGAGCACTAGCGCACAGCAAAACAGCAGTGTAAAATGTAGCAGCAGTAACAATTGTCCTAATTCAAGGAAGAG GAGACTCAGGGTGAGAAAATCTTTCAAGGTACCTGCAGTAAGTCAGAATGTTGCAAACATTCCTGGTGATGAGTACTCATGGAGGAAGTATGGGCAGAAGCCAATCAAGGGCTCTCCTTATCCAAG GGGGTACTATAAGTGTAGCACCATGAGAGGCTGCCCAGCAAGGAAACATGTGGAGAGATGCGTCGAAGACCCTGCAATGCTAATTGTCACCTATGAGAGCGAGCATAAGCATACAGTAGTGTCTGCCCAACGCTGA